Proteins encoded by one window of Clostridium bornimense:
- a CDS encoding L-lactate permease, with protein MNEVIMFFLAILPIIWLVIALTGLKMPGHVACPITLVISAVLAAVVWHMDSVNLLTAGLEGIVMALWPISLVIIAAIFTYNLCLHTGAMDVIKRMLTTVSCDKRILVLIIAWGFGGFMEGMAGFGTAVAIPAGILCGLGFEPVFAAVVCLIANSTPTAFGSIGIPTITLANITGLDVMKVAFATTVQIAPLVVLTPFLMVILTGKSVKALKGVWGITLASGLAFSIPQMLAAKFMGAELANILGSICAMAIIILISKFSKKEVPDEYKMELPEEMTSVKTTAKEGLRAWSPFILIFILLVVTSKAIPVVHDTLGAVKTSVRIYQGEGGSDTVFSWIVTPGILIFLAAIIGGKIQKASFKEIGCVFVDSVKQMAKTVLTIASIMAAAKIMSYSGMIGEIATVFVAITGSFYPFVAPLIGSIGSFVTGSGTSSSVLFGGLQLQTAQTLNMDPTWLCAANSVGADAGKMISPQSIAIAIAAINKPGLEGKIMSKSIRYYLLFIVLMGIICYTGLMLFC; from the coding sequence ATGAATGAAGTAATTATGTTCTTTCTTGCTATTTTGCCAATTATATGGCTTGTAATAGCACTTACTGGTTTGAAGATGCCAGGTCATGTAGCATGTCCTATTACTCTCGTGATTTCTGCAGTTCTTGCAGCGGTAGTATGGCACATGGATTCTGTTAATTTACTTACTGCAGGCTTGGAAGGTATCGTAATGGCATTATGGCCGATTTCCCTAGTTATCATAGCTGCCATTTTCACTTACAATCTATGCCTTCATACAGGAGCTATGGATGTTATTAAGCGTATGCTTACTACTGTATCTTGCGATAAACGTATTTTAGTTTTAATTATCGCTTGGGGATTTGGTGGCTTCATGGAAGGTATGGCAGGGTTCGGAACTGCTGTTGCAATTCCAGCTGGTATTCTTTGTGGATTAGGATTTGAGCCAGTATTCGCTGCAGTTGTTTGTTTGATTGCTAACTCTACTCCAACTGCTTTTGGTTCAATTGGTATCCCAACTATTACTTTGGCTAATATTACAGGTCTTGATGTAATGAAAGTTGCTTTTGCCACTACTGTACAAATAGCACCATTAGTTGTATTAACACCATTTCTTATGGTAATTCTTACTGGTAAATCTGTTAAAGCATTAAAAGGGGTATGGGGCATTACTCTTGCTAGTGGACTTGCCTTCTCAATTCCTCAAATGTTAGCAGCTAAGTTCATGGGTGCTGAGTTAGCTAATATTTTGGGTTCAATTTGTGCCATGGCAATTATAATTTTAATTAGCAAGTTTAGTAAGAAAGAAGTACCTGATGAATACAAGATGGAGCTTCCTGAGGAAATGACTAGTGTAAAAACTACAGCCAAAGAGGGCCTTCGTGCATGGAGTCCATTCATCTTAATTTTTATACTATTAGTTGTTACATCTAAGGCTATTCCAGTTGTTCATGACACTTTAGGCGCTGTAAAGACTTCTGTCCGTATTTATCAAGGAGAAGGTGGATCAGACACAGTGTTTAGTTGGATTGTAACACCGGGTATTTTAATTTTCTTAGCTGCTATTATTGGAGGTAAGATTCAAAAAGCTTCCTTTAAGGAAATCGGTTGCGTATTTGTTGATAGTGTTAAACAAATGGCGAAGACCGTTCTTACCATCGCTTCTATCATGGCTGCTGCCAAGATTATGAGTTATAGTGGAATGATTGGTGAAATTGCTACTGTATTTGTTGCTATTACTGGAAGTTTCTATCCATTTGTTGCGCCATTGATTGGTTCAATTGGAAGTTTTGTTACTGGAAGCGGTACTTCTTCAAGTGTACTATTTGGAGGATTGCAATTACAGACAGCGCAAACACTAAACATGGACCCAACATGGCTTTGTGCTGCTAACTCTGTAGGAGCTGATGCTGGTAAGATGATTTCACCACAAAGTATTGCCATTGCTATTGCTGCCATTAACAAACCAGGTTTAGAAGGTAAAATTATGTCTAAATCCATTCGTTATTATTTATTATTTATTGTGTTAATGGGTATTATTTGCTATACAGGGTTAATGCTATTCTGTTAG
- a CDS encoding alpha/beta hydrolase produces MNKKIKLILPIISLALIATVAYFIINGNNSTPKNDTIKSQVTSTNKNIKNNNKGTIKVIKNFNSPELSNKKTLRIYLPYNYENSNKSYPVIYMQDGENLFDTKTATYNKEWKIDETLDNLIDKGKTEGIIIVGIDSRDTTRVSEYNIFSSSNNYGQTKSAKGDKYAEFIVKTLKPYIDENYRTLKDKDNTAIIGSSYGAIISMYTGIEYNDIFGMIGAFSFCDNINSSGMKNYLTKNLTKEKMDNTKIYFYSGTADFAYKSTKDAFTIATNNDLKDILYEEDNGNHDELSWGPKFKNCLSFFKLLK; encoded by the coding sequence ATGAATAAAAAGATAAAGCTTATCTTACCTATAATCTCTTTAGCATTAATTGCAACTGTAGCCTACTTCATTATTAATGGTAATAATTCCACTCCTAAAAATGATACGATAAAGTCGCAAGTAACCTCTACTAACAAAAATATTAAAAATAACAATAAAGGTACAATAAAAGTAATAAAAAATTTCAATAGTCCAGAACTTAGTAATAAGAAAACATTAAGAATATACCTTCCTTACAATTATGAAAATAGTAATAAAAGTTATCCTGTTATATACATGCAAGATGGTGAAAATCTATTTGATACCAAAACTGCTACTTATAATAAAGAATGGAAAATAGATGAGACTTTAGATAATCTAATCGATAAAGGAAAAACAGAAGGTATCATTATAGTCGGTATAGATTCTCGTGATACTACAAGAGTCAGTGAATACAACATATTTTCCTCATCTAATAATTATGGACAAACCAAAAGTGCAAAAGGTGATAAATATGCAGAATTTATTGTAAAAACATTGAAGCCTTATATCGACGAAAATTATCGAACTCTAAAAGATAAGGATAATACAGCTATAATTGGTTCTTCTTATGGCGCTATAATATCAATGTATACCGGTATAGAATATAATGATATTTTTGGCATGATTGGTGCTTTTTCATTCTGTGATAATATAAATTCTTCTGGTATGAAAAATTATCTTACTAAAAACTTAACTAAAGAAAAAATGGATAATACAAAAATATATTTTTACTCCGGCACTGCTGATTTTGCTTATAAATCTACAAAAGATGCATTTACTATAGCTACTAATAATGACCTTAAAGATATATTATATGAAGAAGATAATGGAAACCACGATGAACTTTCCTGGGGACCTAAATTTAAAAATTGTCTATCTTTCTTTAAGCTTTTAAAATAA
- a CDS encoding YitT family protein, which translates to MDEKKSLIHGESEWVKISMAVLGSLLYAIGINMFIVPVGLYSGGIMGICQIIRTILIDYMHLPLNQFDIAGIVYYIINIPIFIIAYKKMGKSFFGKTLLCVTTTSLFLSLVSVPKIPILTDDILAASLIGGIISGCGTGFILKMGCSAGGMDIVGLLCMKKNKNFSMGKITLIVNLILYSICLFMFDEKIVIYSIIFAAVTSITIDKVHIQNINVQVTIITRRNIEAMEKDIMTKLVRGVTKWNAKGGYTGQDTSILYIVLSKYEVSYLKKIIKKYDPDAFVVVNEGANIEGNYLKKL; encoded by the coding sequence ATGGATGAAAAAAAGTCATTAATTCACGGAGAAAGTGAATGGGTTAAAATATCAATGGCTGTACTGGGATCATTATTATATGCCATAGGCATTAATATGTTTATTGTCCCTGTAGGATTATATAGTGGGGGGATAATGGGAATATGTCAAATAATACGTACGATACTGATAGATTATATGCATTTACCATTAAATCAATTTGATATTGCCGGTATAGTATACTATATAATTAATATACCTATATTTATTATAGCTTATAAAAAAATGGGGAAATCATTTTTTGGTAAAACATTACTTTGTGTTACAACTACATCATTATTCTTGTCGTTAGTAAGTGTACCTAAAATACCTATTTTAACAGATGATATTCTTGCAGCTTCTCTTATAGGAGGAATAATATCTGGATGTGGAACAGGATTTATATTAAAGATGGGGTGTTCAGCAGGGGGGATGGATATAGTAGGCCTTCTTTGTATGAAAAAAAATAAAAACTTTAGTATGGGTAAAATAACATTAATAGTAAATCTAATCTTATATTCTATTTGTCTATTTATGTTTGATGAAAAGATAGTTATATATTCAATAATTTTTGCTGCAGTAACATCAATTACAATAGATAAAGTACATATACAAAATATTAATGTCCAAGTTACTATAATAACAAGAAGGAATATTGAAGCAATGGAGAAAGATATTATGACTAAGTTGGTACGTGGTGTTACTAAGTGGAATGCTAAAGGGGGGTATACTGGACAAGATACAAGTATATTATATATAGTATTATCTAAATATGAAGTTTCTTATTTAAAAAAGATAATTAAGAAATATGATCCAGATGCTTTTGTTGTTGTTAATGAAGGTGCAAATATAGAAGGGAATTATCTCAAAAAATTATAA
- a CDS encoding class I SAM-dependent methyltransferase: MEALEDVIKEILKEDIVKIVISNKVNKDVTYNKINITLKEKNNNEYYQIEKFTDKQVFHENIDKSQLESKLKESIENKYKQVSAWSETTTFDLKISKKGKIHLSKRKSDNVKMVNKSHNKEKNYILKEGMIIEPLIDLGVFTKEGKVVKSKYDKYKQINRFVEIIDDEIKKNDYKELTILDFGCGKSYLTFVLYYYFVKIKNIKVKMIGLDLKKDVIKKCNDIAKSYNYENLHFELGDINGFKYNNKVDMVITLHACDTATDYALYNAIKWNSKMIFSVPCCQHEFNKDMKTKELSILTKYGIIQERVAALMTDAVRGNLLEAVGYKTQLLEFIDIAHSPKNILIRASKGNVSKEKREKAIEEVNNLIKEFNFNPTLYKLLKEDSLI, from the coding sequence ATGGAAGCTTTAGAGGATGTAATTAAGGAAATATTAAAAGAGGATATTGTTAAAATAGTTATTAGTAATAAAGTAAATAAGGATGTTACATATAATAAAATAAATATTACCCTTAAAGAGAAAAATAATAATGAATATTATCAGATAGAAAAATTTACAGATAAACAAGTGTTTCATGAAAATATTGATAAATCTCAATTAGAAAGTAAACTAAAAGAGAGTATAGAGAATAAATATAAACAAGTTTCAGCGTGGTCAGAAACTACTACTTTTGATTTAAAGATATCTAAAAAAGGGAAGATTCACTTAAGTAAAAGAAAAAGTGACAATGTGAAGATGGTAAACAAAAGTCATAATAAAGAAAAAAATTATATCCTTAAAGAAGGAATGATAATAGAACCATTGATAGACTTAGGTGTCTTTACTAAAGAAGGAAAAGTAGTTAAATCTAAGTATGATAAATATAAACAAATAAATAGATTTGTTGAAATAATAGATGATGAGATAAAGAAAAATGATTATAAAGAACTTACTATCTTAGATTTTGGATGTGGAAAATCATACTTAACATTTGTATTATATTATTATTTCGTAAAGATTAAAAACATCAAAGTAAAGATGATCGGATTAGATCTTAAAAAAGATGTTATTAAAAAGTGTAACGATATAGCTAAATCATATAATTATGAAAACCTTCATTTCGAGTTAGGAGACATAAATGGTTTTAAATACAATAACAAAGTAGATATGGTAATAACTCTTCATGCTTGTGATACAGCTACAGATTATGCATTATATAATGCTATTAAGTGGAATAGTAAAATGATTTTCTCAGTGCCTTGTTGTCAACATGAGTTTAATAAAGATATGAAAACAAAAGAATTATCAATATTAACTAAATACGGAATAATACAAGAGAGAGTAGCGGCACTTATGACAGACGCTGTAAGAGGAAATTTATTAGAAGCAGTAGGCTATAAAACACAGTTATTAGAATTTATAGATATAGCGCATTCGCCAAAGAATATTTTAATAAGAGCATCAAAGGGAAATGTATCTAAAGAAAAAAGAGAAAAAGCAATAGAGGAAGTAAATAATTTAATAAAAGAATTTAATTTTAATCCGACACTGTATAAGTTGCTTAAAGAAGACTCGTTAATTTGA
- a CDS encoding glycerophosphodiester phosphodiesterase produces the protein MINFAHRGASNDYPENTILAFENAIKIGATGLELDVHKTRDNILVVIHDEDVERTFLGKGLVKNFDFKDIRKLRNRRKLFEDNKKCRIPTLEEVLKIVKKSNVLLNIEIKNDEIDYKDIEEDTINLVRKYELQDRVILSSFNHEAVKRCKKIDGSIKTGILYDKDIENVIEYAKNIKADAIHPSLRLVTEELIQEARENNIAVNIYTVNNPVYMRKLIELEVDGLFTDYPELLKDIMKE, from the coding sequence ATGATAAATTTTGCTCATAGGGGAGCTAGCAATGATTACCCAGAGAATACAATATTAGCTTTTGAGAATGCTATTAAAATAGGTGCTACTGGATTAGAGTTAGATGTACACAAGACAAGAGATAATATTCTCGTTGTTATACATGATGAAGATGTAGAACGTACTTTTTTAGGTAAGGGATTAGTAAAGAATTTTGATTTTAAAGATATAAGGAAACTAAGAAATAGAAGAAAGTTATTTGAAGATAATAAAAAGTGTAGAATACCAACATTAGAAGAAGTGTTAAAGATAGTGAAAAAAAGTAATGTATTATTAAATATAGAGATAAAAAATGATGAAATAGATTATAAAGATATAGAAGAAGATACCATTAATTTAGTGAGAAAATATGAACTGCAAGATAGAGTTATTTTATCAAGTTTTAATCATGAGGCAGTGAAGAGATGTAAGAAAATTGATGGAAGTATAAAGACAGGAATATTGTATGATAAAGATATAGAAAATGTTATAGAATACGCGAAGAATATTAAAGCTGATGCAATACATCCTAGTTTAAGGCTTGTAACAGAAGAGTTAATACAAGAAGCAAGAGAAAATAATATAGCAGTTAATATATATACAGTAAATAATCCTGTGTATATGAGAAAGTTAATTGAACTTGAAGTAGATGGTTTATTTACTGATTATCCAGAATTATTAAAAGATATAATGAAGGAATGA
- a CDS encoding DHA2 family efflux MFS transporter permease subunit encodes MESIEKSVAKEEKNNTKIILAVLVFSAFIGVFNETILNVALNTLMDEMGVTAATIQWIVTAYMIVVSVMVPITAFLIQSFKTKKLYLGAMTFLLIGTISAACSKSFFMLLISRMVQAVGTGMLIPIMMNTILMVTPTEKQGSVMGVGLSAVQLGPALGPTVSGYLLQYFSWHALFVMLIPFIALCMICGYIYLINVSELTKPKLDILSIILSTLGVGGIIYGLSTFSSGENIIFTIVVFFIGIISLAVFCVRQISLKEPMIEIRTFKYSLFSIGVILVMISMMTIFTMNVMLPIFLQGALKTTTFLSALVLLPATLCNGFVSLIGGRLYDKIGSRVLIPTGFAIITLALFILSGVGIETGLLKIIITYAIVCVGIGCSLSISQISSLNILPKEYYIHGVAISNTLQQVSAAIGSAVFIGIMSSAQNKSLLALKTVEGSVAVGFRTSVLALDAVALIGLCLAIIMSIKNKKK; translated from the coding sequence GTGGAAAGTATTGAAAAATCAGTGGCGAAAGAGGAGAAAAATAATACAAAAATAATTTTAGCAGTGTTAGTATTTAGTGCATTCATAGGAGTATTTAATGAAACTATATTAAATGTTGCATTAAATACTCTTATGGATGAAATGGGGGTAACAGCAGCAACAATACAATGGATTGTTACTGCTTATATGATAGTTGTTTCAGTTATGGTTCCAATTACGGCATTTTTAATACAATCTTTTAAAACTAAAAAACTATATCTTGGAGCTATGACATTTCTTTTAATTGGTACTATATCTGCAGCTTGTTCAAAATCATTTTTTATGCTTCTTATATCAAGAATGGTACAAGCTGTAGGTACAGGAATGCTCATTCCAATTATGATGAATACAATTCTAATGGTGACACCAACAGAAAAGCAAGGTTCAGTTATGGGAGTAGGTTTAAGTGCGGTTCAACTTGGACCAGCTCTTGGACCAACAGTCTCAGGATATTTATTACAATATTTTAGCTGGCATGCATTATTTGTAATGTTAATTCCATTTATAGCGCTTTGTATGATATGTGGATATATATATCTTATAAATGTATCAGAGCTCACAAAGCCTAAACTTGATATTTTATCAATTATCTTGTCAACATTAGGTGTTGGAGGGATTATATATGGATTAAGCACTTTTAGCAGTGGCGAAAATATAATATTTACTATTGTTGTATTTTTTATTGGTATTATTTCATTAGCGGTATTTTGTGTACGTCAGATATCATTGAAAGAACCAATGATTGAAATACGTACATTTAAGTATTCTTTATTTTCTATTGGAGTCATTCTTGTAATGATTTCTATGATGACTATATTTACTATGAATGTTATGCTTCCAATATTTCTTCAAGGTGCTTTAAAAACAACTACATTTTTATCTGCTCTTGTATTGTTACCAGCAACATTATGTAATGGATTTGTTTCACTTATTGGAGGAAGATTGTATGACAAAATAGGTTCGAGAGTTCTTATACCAACGGGTTTTGCTATAATTACATTGGCTTTATTTATTTTATCAGGAGTAGGTATTGAAACAGGACTATTGAAGATCATAATTACGTACGCAATAGTTTGTGTTGGAATTGGATGCTCTTTGTCAATTTCTCAGATAAGTTCCCTCAACATATTGCCAAAGGAATATTACATACATGGTGTGGCAATCTCAAATACACTTCAACAGGTGTCAGCAGCGATAGGTTCAGCAGTATTTATTGGAATAATGTCATCAGCTCAAAATAAATCATTGTTAGCATTGAAAACTGTGGAAGGTTCAGTAGCAGTTGGATTTAGAACTTCAGTTTTAGCTTTAGATGCTGTTGCTCTTATAGGACTTTGTTTAGCAATTATTATGTCTATAAAAAATAAAAAGAAGTGA
- a CDS encoding radical SAM/SPASM domain-containing protein, giving the protein MKRFKRIYIEITNICNLSCNFCPKTGRELKFMNEESFSHILKEVRPYTDYIYFHLMGEPLLNPNIERFLELSKEAGFKVNITTNGTLIKKVKPILYKAEALRQVNISLHSFEANDAEVDFNEYIDEVLNFALYCNDNTKIISALRLWNLDSLKLKGNNDRNNDIFRIIEEKFNLNYDLREKMELDKKAKIKDRIYLHSAEKFSWPSSDAEDIGNKGFCYGLRDQLGILVDGTVVPCCLDSEGNIDLGNVLKASLDEILRSERAIKLYNGFSNRVAVEELCRKCGYRKRF; this is encoded by the coding sequence ATGAAAAGATTTAAAAGAATTTATATAGAGATAACAAATATATGTAACTTAAGTTGTAATTTTTGCCCAAAGACTGGAAGAGAACTAAAATTTATGAATGAAGAAAGTTTTTCTCATATATTAAAAGAAGTTAGACCTTATACAGATTATATATACTTTCACCTTATGGGAGAGCCACTTTTAAACCCTAATATAGAAAGATTTTTAGAACTTAGTAAAGAAGCTGGTTTTAAAGTAAACATAACTACAAATGGAACATTAATAAAAAAGGTGAAACCAATATTATATAAAGCAGAGGCTTTAAGACAAGTTAATATATCGTTGCATAGTTTTGAAGCTAATGATGCAGAAGTAGATTTTAATGAATATATAGATGAGGTACTTAATTTTGCTTTATATTGTAATGATAATACAAAGATTATTTCTGCTTTAAGATTATGGAATTTAGATAGTCTTAAGTTGAAAGGAAACAATGATAGAAATAATGATATATTTAGAATTATTGAAGAAAAATTTAATTTAAACTATGACTTAAGAGAAAAGATGGAATTAGATAAAAAAGCTAAGATTAAAGACAGAATATATTTACATTCAGCTGAAAAATTTAGTTGGCCTAGTAGTGATGCTGAAGATATAGGTAATAAAGGTTTCTGTTATGGATTAAGAGATCAATTAGGAATATTGGTGGATGGTACTGTAGTACCTTGTTGTTTAGATAGTGAAGGAAATATAGACTTAGGAAATGTGTTAAAAGCTTCTTTAGATGAAATATTAAGAAGTGAAAGAGCTATAAAATTGTATAATGGCTTTTCTAATAGAGTAGCGGTTGAAGAATTATGTAGAAAATGTGGATATCGAAAAAGGTTTTAG
- a CDS encoding M20 metallopeptidase family protein codes for MNKFMEQAKLIKEDIVSYRRTLHSNPEVGPELPKTKTYVMDKLRELGYDPKEICESGIVATIEGNKPGKTFLLRADMDALPVKEAAVCDFKSNNGCMHACGHDMHTAMLLGAAKLLKQNQDEIEGTIKLVFQPDEEGFTGAKKMIKAGVLENPKVDAAMAMHVHSGTPSNLILCGLGTSIAGCNRFRIVVKGTGCHGAMPELGVDPINIAAHIYISLQEIISREISATKAAVVTIGKFSGGDAANIIPEEVVMEGTIRSLDKEVGEFIFNRINDIVTSTAKMFRGEAELIELSSVPPLTNDNKLAHEITNYMKDLVGEQAVVLFESGGMGSEDFASYSYEVPSLYVMLGAGTKEENSLYGEPMHNEKVVFNEDILPTGAAMHAYSAIMWLKNNK; via the coding sequence ATGAATAAGTTTATGGAACAAGCTAAGTTAATAAAAGAAGATATTGTTAGTTACAGAAGAACTCTTCATAGTAATCCTGAAGTGGGACCTGAATTACCTAAAACAAAAACTTATGTTATGGATAAATTAAGAGAATTGGGATATGATCCTAAGGAAATATGCGAAAGTGGGATAGTAGCAACAATTGAAGGTAATAAACCAGGAAAAACATTTTTATTAAGAGCAGATATGGATGCATTGCCAGTAAAGGAGGCTGCTGTATGTGATTTTAAATCAAATAATGGTTGTATGCATGCTTGTGGCCATGATATGCATACAGCGATGCTTTTAGGTGCAGCTAAGTTACTAAAACAAAATCAAGATGAAATAGAAGGTACTATAAAATTAGTATTTCAACCAGATGAAGAAGGATTTACCGGTGCTAAGAAAATGATAAAAGCAGGTGTTCTTGAAAATCCTAAAGTTGATGCAGCTATGGCAATGCATGTTCACTCAGGTACACCTTCTAATCTAATATTATGTGGGTTAGGAACTAGTATAGCAGGATGTAATAGATTTAGAATTGTTGTAAAAGGAACTGGATGTCATGGAGCTATGCCTGAATTAGGAGTAGATCCAATAAATATAGCAGCTCATATATACATATCATTGCAAGAAATAATAAGTAGAGAGATTTCAGCTACGAAGGCTGCAGTTGTAACAATTGGTAAATTTTCTGGAGGAGATGCAGCTAACATAATACCAGAAGAAGTTGTAATGGAAGGTACTATAAGAAGCTTAGATAAGGAAGTGGGAGAATTCATATTTAACAGAATTAATGATATAGTTACATCTACTGCAAAAATGTTTAGAGGAGAAGCAGAGCTAATAGAGTTATCTTCAGTGCCGCCACTTACTAATGATAATAAATTAGCTCATGAAATTACTAATTACATGAAAGATCTAGTAGGAGAACAAGCTGTTGTTTTATTTGAATCTGGAGGAATGGGATCTGAAGATTTTGCTTCTTATTCATATGAGGTTCCAAGTTTATATGTTATGCTAGGTGCAGGTACAAAAGAAGAAAATAGTTTATATGGTGAACCAATGCATAATGAAAAAGTTGTGTTTAATGAAGATATATTACCAACAGGAGCGGCTATGCATGCATATAGTGCTATTATGTGGTTAAAAAATAATAAGTAG
- a CDS encoding hemerythrin domain-containing protein, with amino-acid sequence MRAIEIMMEEHRYIERMLKVIRKICYKILQCEEINYDDFDKVIEFIKNYADGHHHNKEEIFLFNKMVEKLGSTGEVIIKNGMLVEHDLGRGYVKELIEGLEKVKAGDEEAKLDIIAAAISYTHLLEKHIDKEDNVIYKFAIRELDDSILKEIELQCIEYETTNGDIRKKNIEILENLEAKLL; translated from the coding sequence ATGAGGGCAATTGAAATAATGATGGAAGAACATAGATATATAGAGAGAATGCTAAAGGTGATAAGAAAAATTTGTTATAAAATATTACAATGTGAAGAAATTAATTATGATGATTTTGATAAAGTTATTGAATTTATTAAAAATTATGCCGATGGGCATCATCATAATAAAGAGGAAATATTCCTATTTAATAAGATGGTAGAGAAATTAGGAAGTACAGGTGAAGTTATAATAAAGAATGGAATGTTAGTAGAACATGATCTTGGAAGAGGTTATGTAAAAGAACTTATTGAAGGGTTAGAAAAAGTAAAAGCTGGAGATGAAGAAGCTAAGTTAGATATAATTGCAGCAGCTATTTCGTATACACATCTTTTGGAAAAACACATCGATAAAGAAGATAATGTTATATATAAATTTGCAATAAGAGAATTAGATGATTCAATCTTAAAAGAAATTGAGTTACAATGCATTGAATATGAAACTACAAATGGAGATATAAGAAAAAAGAACATAGAAATATTGGAAAACTTAGAAGCAAAATTGCTATAA